In one Gallus gallus isolate bGalGal1 chromosome 20, bGalGal1.mat.broiler.GRCg7b, whole genome shotgun sequence genomic region, the following are encoded:
- the SLC2A10 gene encoding LOW QUALITY PROTEIN: solute carrier family 2, facilitated glucose transporter member 10 isoform X1 (The sequence of the model RefSeq protein was modified relative to this genomic sequence to represent the inferred CDS: deleted 2 bases in 2 codons), translating to MEHCAAGRGPAQETQPFFSTEEKGRALLVLLLSAAVSLLGGLIFGYELGIISGALLQLQADFSLGCFKQEVLVSSLLVGAFLASLVGGILIDRHGRRRAILVSNVVLLFGSLILTLTRSFTGLVLGRMAVGFAISVSSMGCCIYVSEMVAAHQRGLLVSLYEAGITVGILLSYALNYAFADTREGWRYMFGLAMAPAAMQFLSILFLPVNPVKLNTWDSDCQKGLIQLQTAEDREAAKREPYKEKHYSFLDLFRTRDNMRRRTLVGLGLVLFQQFTGQPNVLGYASKIFHSVGFQSNSSAILASVGLGAIKVVATLVAMAFADKAGRRALLLAGCVVMAISVTTIGLSSCIAPLAMARDCTAAADPNVSHSLPQHPLAPPSSHIPPDLGEGNGWAGPGSAATKSLTKALASARGSEVVTQFFPHSEKPPFGSAPLTEHMVLNWITLLSMMAFVSAFSIGFGPMTWLVLSEIYPAGIRGRAFAFCNSFNWAANLLISLSFLDLIDAIGFSWMFLLYGLMGVMAVIFIYFFVPETKGQSLEEIDQQFSRKWLREGSGCKQRRARGASCAHGQYQRVERASSA from the exons GTCGTGCACTGCTGGTCCTCCTGTTGTCTGCAGCAGTCTCTCTTCTGGGCGGGCTGATATTCGGATACGAGCTGGGCATTATctctggagcactgctgcagctgcaagcGGACTTCAGCCTTGGCTGCTTCAAGCAGGAGGTTCTTGTGAGCTCCCTCCTGGTTGGAGCTTTCCTCGCCTCTCTGGTCGGGGGAATCCTCATTGACCGCCACGGACGGAGGAGAGCGATTCTGGTCAGCAATGTGGTACTGTTATTTGGCAGCCTTATTCTCACACTGACGAGGTCGTTTACTGGGCTGGTCCTTGGGCGCATGGCGGTGGGCTTTGCCATCTCTGTCTCATCCATGGGCTGCTGCATCTATGTCTCGGAAATGGTGGCTGCGCATCAGCGAGGGCTGCTGGTGTCTCTGTATGAAGCAGGCATCACTGTAGGCATCCTGTTGTCCTATGCACTGAATTACGCCTTTGCGGATACACGGGAGGGATGGAGGTACATGTTTGGACTGGCCATGGCCCCAGCAGCCATGCAGTTCCTCAGCATCCTCTTTCTCCCAGTGAACCCTGTTAAACTAAACACGTGGGACTCGGACTGCCAGAAGGGTCTCATTCAATTGCAGACTGCTGAGGACAGAGAGGCAGCAAAGCGGGAGCCCTATAAGGAGAAGCACTACTCATTTCTTGATCTTTTCAGGACGAGAGACAACATGAGGAGACGAACCCTGGTGGGGCTGGGCCTGGTGCTCTTCCAGCAGTTCACTGGGCAGCCCAACGTG TTGGGCTATGCCTCCAAAATCTTCCACTCGGTGGGATTCCAGAGCAACTCCTCTGCCATCCTGGCCTCTGTCGGGCTGGGGGCAATCAAGGTGGTGGCCACGCTGGTGGCGATGGCCTTTGCGGACAAAGCTGGCCGCAGAGCACTGCTCCTCGCTGGCTGC GTGGTGATGGCCATCTCCGTCACCACCATCGGCCTCAGCAGCTGCATCGCCCCACTGGCCATGGCCAGGGACTGCACAGCCGCTGCAGACCCCAACGTGTCCCACAGCCTCCCCCAGCACCCCCTGGCACCGCCGTCCTCCCACATTCCACCAGACTTAGGAGAAGGCAACGGGTGGGCAGGCCCCGGTTCTGCTGCCACCAAAAGCCTTACAAAAGCTCTTGCCAGCGCTCGGGGCAGTGAGGTTGTTACTCAGTTCTTCCCACACTCGGAAA AGCCTCCTTTCGGCAGTGCTCCCCTGACAGAACATATGGTTTTAAATTGGATTACGCTGCTGAGCATGATGGCTTTTGTGAGCGCATTCTCAATTGGATTTGGACCAA TGACCTGGCTGGTCCTCAGTGAGATCTACCCAGCTGGAATACGAGGAAGAGCCTTTGCCTTCTGCAATAGCTTTAACTGGGCGGCCAATTTACTGATCAGCCTCTCCTTCCTGGACCTCATTG ATGCCATTGGTTTCTCGTGGATGTTTCTTCTCTATGGGCTGATGGGAGTGATGGCTGTTatattcatttacttttttgttcCGGAAACAAAAGGACAGTCCTTAGAGGAGATAGACCAGCAGTTCTCCAGGAAATG GCTGCGGGAAGGAAGCGGCTGCAAGCAGAGGCGTGCGAGAGGAGCGAGCTGTGCACACGGGCAGTACCAGCGAGTGGAGCGTGCCAGCAGTGCCTGA